DNA sequence from the Cucumis melo cultivar AY chromosome 6, USDA_Cmelo_AY_1.0, whole genome shotgun sequence genome:
AACGTACATAATGCAATCAACCCACGTGCAAAGTTTTAGTTTGAGCATTTGACCATTGAGAAGAAAATTTTTTTCATGAAACAACCATGTTATGATGATAAGAGGAAGTAAATTCGtattttgaatataaaaaaagaagaagaagaagaaacgacAAATTTATATATAGAAATGACCAAATAGAAAGTctattaattataaatttgaaaaaagatgaaaattttagagtaaataaaaaatcatgCATAATATGCATTTGaataatatcaaaattttaagcAAAACATTATATGtaatatatttataagaatATATAAGTTTAATGTTTTTTTAGTAGAGTTTAATATTTAACAAATGTTTTTAATTCGTtggttttttaaataattatttaaaaattttattttatttcacgaaagagaaagaaaaatatcaCTATCATTACATGAGATATTAGAGAAGATGgaaaaaattgatataattttaGAAGACGAAACTTTTAATATGACTTTTAGATGGTATTAATTTAAAGTTAGGAGTGGATGAGGGAGTAAAATCGAGGAGGAAATGACTAAATTTTTAGTAAGGAAgctttataataaaataaaagagcaTAAATggaagcaaaaagaaaagaaaagaattattGTGATATATTAGAGATAGTTTGAGAATTAGTTTTAATAATAAACTGAAAATGAATCGATGGGAAAACAATAGAAAGAGTATGGATGTGAAATTTTGTAGATGAAAAGGATATTTAGTAAACTATGTTTTTCAACAACTCCCACTTGAAACCGAATTCATTCTAAATTTGACTCCAATTTCCCCTCTATACGTCATTTACTCACATTATTATACCTTCCTAATAAATACCAATAtctcttcttctctcttcttctttcaattTGGTATTATTGTATTTAATACATTTTTCCTCATTCAATATAAGTTGTGCATTTGGTATTTGGTTTTGGTAGAAAATTTTccctaaattttattttgtttttttcctttttttgctTTAAGAGAAGCAAGTATACCAAATTGATTAATCCAAAATCATTTTGGAAATGCTTTGGAAGCCTTGCAACTTCAAAAGCTAATCCCAcactttccttcttctttcttcttcttcttcttctttttttcttttttcttctttttccttttcttttttcattcaaGATTTTTCTGTCTCTCCCAATTAGGGGCAATTCAGAAATTTCTCAAACTTCCTAAACCTTAGAGTTAATTTAAATAACCTAAATTCATTCAATTAGagaaaatctaacattttgattttttatttcttgaaaatgacgttttgaaaattttgtattacttttattttaatttgattcttcatttaaaaaaaaaaattaagcaaCACACCATTCAttgaactttttaaaaaaatataaatatattctTGGCTTTTTATAGTcttaatttcattaaaaaatatataaatatattcttaatataaatataaatttttcatAGGATGATTTTATGTTCAGTTGTTAATCAAATTCAtgaattttaaaatacataattaaataaagaaaaaacataaaaatttagATAAATATAGTGGTTAGTGTCGGTATTTcatttttgtaaatttaaatatttatagtatatttttatgatataatatattataaaatatataatattgaaaaaatcataattataaaaaaaaaaagtaaaggtATGTTGGTAAAGGTTTAGAATCCcaccttaaaaaaaaagttttaaaaaaatttcttaaatagATAAATAACTCTTTTCATTACAAATTGATTTTTATACAAAAcatcatattattttatatggAATGATAATTGTTTGAGTAAATTCATTCTTTTTAATGTAACTGCGAAAGCCGCAACTTAGTCTCTTACATTGGCTAGGTAAAGAGATtatcataaatataatataagatAATTATTTCACTGGTACGAGAGATATTGAGTAATTCTAAAATGTAATATCATAAATAACTTGGTATGGAGCAAACTATAGATTGTGAGATAGTAATTGTGAATTATGATTGGGGTAATAAGAGAAAAGGaggttaaaaataaaaataaaggcaGCTCTAAAACTTGATTAAGCCATTGAATTATATTAGAAAAGATAAAttagaataaagaaaaaatgttttgaGAACTGAAAAGAAAGTCAGCAGTGTAGATTTGGCAGTGGGGGGCCCAAATGGAGAGAAGGACAAGGCCACATCTACGCCTCGCCCTCTCACCAATTGGCAACCACCACCGACACTACGCCCTCTCTATACCACGCGTCACTTTTCCATTGGATTAAAAAAGTCATTGCGCGTGCCAGGTCAAATCAAAGTTTTTATCTCATGCGGACGTCGTTCCGATGGGGACGTTGCAACCTACCTATTTCGTTGactctttattattattattattattattattattccaaTTATAGTGTTTTATTTActtctttttaatattattcttattacGACTTCTCCTCTTTTTAAAGTATATATTTTCcacccttttttattttatttatattttctaatcacttttttccaacattattttaatttatttgcaCGGTTGTCGGTGGACTTGGAATTACCATTCTCTAGACTTTTggttaaaaagtaaaaagtaaaatcTCTTTCTATTTGTTGTAAATTTGCCAttactttttcttgtttttttataaataaataaataatcacaaATTATGGCATGAATAATAATATTCTATTAGAATCTCTCCTTATCTTTTGTaatctcattcttttttttctttcaaaagcAAATATTTTACTTTAAGTAGTAGACTTATATTGATCTTAATCCAACCGTTGTTTAAGTGAATTTTAAATAAATGGTTGGgcattaatatataaaattaaagttaTAAATAGATTCATAATTCAAATAGAGTTTATTGGTCCATTTCTTATCAATTAGGACATACATTATTGTTCTTGTCCTTTTTATATGAATGTTTATTGCGTCAATTCATAGGAAAAATACTAATTATTGAACCAAATTATACTTTTTGGAAAAGATCATGTGAATATgtcaagaaaaacaaaattctattttcactatttttttttccctcaCTTCCACTTATTCTAGATGATTGGCAACCTtttaaggaagaagaaaaaaactttcTCAAGTACAAAAAGAGAATTATTAGTATAAATGAACATTAATTAAGTAAAACCCAATATAGATGATATGCAATTCATTCATTATTATTTGTACTAACACcaccaattaattaatttctttttgtttaatcATCTTTATAGAGGAAAAGATAagacatttaattttattttgccTTACTTTAAATATATCTATGGGGGATGGAAAGATAATGATGTTGAGATAATGCAAAACTAGAAAATATGTTTATATAATTAGAAAGGTTGTTGGTTGATCcaatatgtgtgtgtgtgtgtgtctctctctctctctctctctcttaattTTGAGGAGTAGTTGGTTTTTAAAGCTTTCTTTTTGGAACTTAAGAACATTAACAATGATGGTAAAGTTTAAATATTATTCTACCATCTCAACCCTTAGATGTCCTTACTTTTTCTTGGTCATATGTGAGAGACTatagattaaaaagaaaacatatatatatatatatatatatatatatatatatatatatatatatatagtataataATATTCACATGGGTTACGTTTGTGGGGACTCTTGGGGAGTTGTATTTTACTATTTCTCCATAGATTGTGAAATAAACTTGTCTATGGAATGCTTTCTTTTATGTTGGGTTtcacttaaaaagaaaaacaaaagggAACAAATcccaactctctctctctctctctctctctctcactatCTTCCAACTCTGTAGTTTCAAATATATGGCCcctcaatttttctattttttcataattatatttgggatcaaaatgaaaatttccaAGTTAAGGTTCCaaatattgttgttttttaagattttttttttaaatatacacACACAAAGATTGCACGGAATTGTCATGGATggcaaaaaatatatatatattttttactatactttgtaaataatttgcTATAAATTTtgctaatttaaaaaatatcccaaattttatttagatttttttttttttgtttaaaatggCTAATACAATTAAGAATATATTTGAATATTGTTTAAAGAAATATAGAGTAATTATGGTAAAtgacaaaaatattaaaaaatatttacctcagatattaaaaagtatttttgaaGGTTAATTAGTCCAAAATCACAATTAGAAGATAGATGGAAAGGGATTAAACAGACTGCCTTTTTTAAGTTTCTATTTAAGTTGAGGAAATCTAGagggtagagagagagagagttataCTGTATAAATGctatatattaaaaatagaaagaaaaaaaaacttatcaatcatttaattttgtcaATAGGTTTTGGTATAATTAATTGAATGTAAGTTTTATTAGAAGGAATTTGAAGTTGATGTTAGGTTTAATTAGTCCCACAAAATTCGATTCATATCTTTATAAAGAGATAAAATCAATTAACTTTTGTAATttcatcttttaaaaaaataatgggTCTTTTCTTCTCTTAAAACTTATCTGTTAATTTGATATTAACTTTGATAAAAATAGATATATGAATGCAACTCCATACATCCATCGGAATAATTGGTGCTTACCTAagatttttaatattttcatatcttccaacaatataattattcttataTCTCTATATTCATTTCAAACAAAGGATTAATTAGCTCATAAGTTGCTTTAAATACCTTCCATCATATGGTCTACAATACGAAGATTTTGTGGACAAACTCCCTCTATAAACAGAgatattttgtttatttgttttcttttattttttagatttcttTATCATATTTGAAGAATTCATTCTAGAATACCAAGAAAAAACTTGTTTGTTCATAAACAATCCACATTATTTGCAAAgaatccataattatttaaactTTATTACATTTAATTCACagttaatttaataaaattattcttTCCTTGAATTCTATAGTTAGCgatttgtttttcaaatataacaaaatataataaaatgtcgCTATTTATCAATGATGAACTTTGGTATACACAAATAGATAACTGTCAAATATCATTGATCAAGAGTGAGCGTGATGGACCGGAAAATCCAGTCAATTGACCAAACTGAAGTCGGTCgatcaaaaaacaaaaagggtCAACCGGGATCAGtttcaaaaagtttcaaatcgagaatttaaaaaaacaaatttctaAATGTTAAACCGATCGACCCTTACTTATTGATGTCGGAGTCGATTTGAACATTTACCAAACCGACTGTGGTCGTTTTAGGATcgattttataaaagaaaaaacgacTTTGACCAACTGATGATCACCCATATCGTTGAGACATTAGTGTCTATATCattatgatatatttttttttaattaaatttgtaaatatatataaatatattttgtagTTAATTATCCAATTCATAACTAGAATAACAAAGAAACATTGTCTACGTTAacaaatagaataaaaaaaaaaaaacttagtaaTTTAGGGTACCAAATTGAAGAGAATAAATTGGTTCTTTCTCATTTACTtgagtttgttatatttagtttttaattttcaaaattcttttgtagTTCTAACATGTGAAGGAATAAGATTCGAATATTTGACATCTTAACCAATAATATTATATGTATCGACTTATTGAATTATGCTAATAAAATGCTCAAAGACATTTAAAAATTCCACAAATTAAATCAAAAGAAATGACGAAGAAACAAACCAATTCTAGAAGGGGACCAAATCTCTATAGCCGAATAGCCCAAATCTAATTCGGAGTAAATAAATTCTTACAGTCATTTAATTACATTTTCTCAAGAAAATTGTTAACCCGTCGCTGTCGCATGAGCTCAAATTCACAGATCACAAACACAAGAACCTTATCAAACAAAAACACAAGGCTAAGATGAAAATGGGCTTATCTTCTTACGGAGTTGGACCCATTTCAGCTccgaaagagaagaagaaacagAGCTTTGAAACCAACAACAATGGCGGCCCTGGGTTGCCAGTTTCCCTTTACAGTGTATAAGaactcaaagaagaagaaacctaGATCTTCAATTCTCTGCTCAGTACAACCATCTCAGGGAAATATCAAGGTCACACCCAACAATCACCTGCAATAAGTCTTATGTGTTTAGTTCAACAGCAAAGATTCATAAATGTTGTTTAAACAGGTCATTATAAATGGAGCAGCCAAAGAAATTGGAAGAGCTGCAGTTATTGCAGTGACAAAGGCAAGAGGAATGGAAGTTGCTGGTGCTGTTGATTCACATTCTGTAGGAGAAGACATTGGAAAGGTCTCTCTGTCTCTATCTCTTTGTTTATCTTCTCTGTGGTTTTGTTTTGCTGATCTGTACAAATGAAATTAGGTGTGTGACATGGAAGAACCTCTGGAATTACCCATATTAAATGATCTAACCATGGTTTTAGGTTCAATATCTCAGGTACTAATACTTAATATTAGTAACTTCATCTGTCACTTTGTCTGCTTTAAGTCTCAAAAAGTTCGGTATTTTATTGCTAATTCGCAGTCAAAGGAAACAGGAGTAGTTGTTGATTTTACCGAACCTTCTAAAGTATATGAGAACGTGAAGCAGGTAGAATCTTCATCTTTCTTCCCCACTGGGCAAACATCAaactccctttttctttttgatggGATCTTCTCTCTCTTCTGGAAATATTCGAACTCCCAAAACTTCATCTTTCTGCCttgttttgttttcaaattagGCAACTGCATTTGGCATGAGAAGCGTGGTTTATGTTCCTAGATTAAAAGTAGACACAGTGGCTGCACTATCTAACTTCTGTGAGAAAGCTAGCATGGTGAGCACAGGGTGAGATTTTAATTCAACCCACTTTTTCTCctcgctctctctctctcctctttATTTATCTGTGCAAATGCTTTAATGGATTCTGTCACAGGGTTGTCTTGTCGCCCCAACTCTGTCCATTGGCTCTATCCTTCTCCAGCAAGCAGCAATTTCAGCTTCATTTCATTATAGCAATGTAGAGATAGTGGAATCCAGAGAGCATGCACAGGTTAAACAAATTATATGAACAGCTAATTCACTCTGCAGTttcaaagggaaagaaaaataaGCAACACTTCTCCATTTTCATTGTGTCATCAAACAATAGACAAATCATCATGCATTATTCCTCTCACTTACATTAGGTTTGTTAAACATCTGAATCAAGTACATGGCTTTTAGTCTCTCAACTTTTAATTTTTCCATAAAAAAGTACTATTAGAAGTCTAGAGACAGAGAGAGAAAGTAGTAAATGTAGCCGATAGGACATTAAATACTGACTTTTTTGGTGACAGGATCTCCCATCTTCAGATGCAGCCCAAATAGCCAACAACCTCTCAAACTTGGGCCAGATCTACAACAGAGAAGATATTTCAACAGATGTGCTGGTAAGCTAAATCCTTCTGAGTAGTCGATGCCTCATTTAATTCGATCTATCAGTATTTGCTAAGAGTAAAGATAAAAGGTAAAAAGTAAAATATGAGAATGCTGTACCAGCTACTATTCTTTTTACTTTCACATCATATGACTACTACCATATAAAGTCAAAGAATGTGAATAAGAAAAACTGATTACTGTGACGTGAATTAAAGAAATTTGACCAACACGGACCCGACAATGTCTACAAGATTTTCATAGAACCTGATGAAAATTAATGATGACTAAAGCATCAAATTCAGAAGtccttttgaaaaaaatactaGCTTGCTTATTTTTGCCTTTTCGCCTGCTAGGCAAGGGGACAAGTCATTGGAGAAGACGGAGTTCGAGTGCACAGTCTAGTCCTTCCGGGGCTTCCTTCCAGCACCAATGTCTACTTCTCACGCCCGGGAGAGGTGAGTTCTAGGTTGTGTTTCCGTTCTTGTTTAACCAAAATTGAAAGAAATGGCGCGAGTCCGAGCTGTGGGACTGGTAAATTTAATCCTTCCTACACATTTTGTAACCAGAGCGGTAGGTTTTGTCATTCTCCGACACTTATCATGGCTTGCATCACAGGTTTACACTCTCAAACATGATATCATAAATGTGCAATGCCTCATGCCAGGCTTATTATTGGCAATTAGAAAAGTGGTGCGCCTTAAGGTACAGTACATAGATCTCCTGTTTTTCTTGAATGTGCAAATGTCAAACCGTTGACTTTTTGTGCTTACAGAATCTGGTGTATGGCTTGGAGAAATTTTTATAGAACTTCGAAGACTACCCTGGTAGCTCTATCAGAAACTTTCGCCTCTACTTTTCATTGGACAGAGTGACCATCTTGACCTGATAACAAAAAGGAAATAAAGTCAGAAGCTCAAGTTAGAGAGAATTGAAAGAGAATAATTTGGTTTTGGTTTTCCTTGTGTAcat
Encoded proteins:
- the LOC103484049 gene encoding dihydrodipicolinate reductase-like protein CRR1, chloroplastic isoform X2 translates to MAALGCQFPFTVYKNSKKKKPRSSILCSVQPSQGNIKVIINGAAKEIGRAAVIAVTKARGMEVAGAVDSHSVGEDIGKVCDMEEPLELPILNDLTMVLGSISQSKETGVVVDFTEPSKVYENVKQATAFGMRSVVYVPRLKVDTVAALSNFCEKASMGCLVAPTLSIGSILLQQAAISASFHYSNVEIVESREHAQDLPSSDAAQIANNLSNLGQIYNREDISTDVLARGQVIGEDGVRVHSLVLPGLPSSTNVYFSRPGEVYTLKHDIINVQCLMPGLLLAIRKVVRLKVQYIDLLFFLNVQMSNR
- the LOC103484049 gene encoding dihydrodipicolinate reductase-like protein CRR1, chloroplastic isoform X1, coding for MAALGCQFPFTVYKNSKKKKPRSSILCSVQPSQGNIKVIINGAAKEIGRAAVIAVTKARGMEVAGAVDSHSVGEDIGKVCDMEEPLELPILNDLTMVLGSISQSKETGVVVDFTEPSKVYENVKQATAFGMRSVVYVPRLKVDTVAALSNFCEKASMGCLVAPTLSIGSILLQQAAISASFHYSNVEIVESREHAQDLPSSDAAQIANNLSNLGQIYNREDISTDVLARGQVIGEDGVRVHSLVLPGLPSSTNVYFSRPGEVSSRLCFRSCLTKIERNGASPSCGTGKFNPSYTFCNQSGRFCHSPTLIMACITGLHSQT
- the LOC103484049 gene encoding dihydrodipicolinate reductase-like protein CRR1, chloroplastic isoform X3 is translated as MAALGCQFPFTVYKNSKKKKPRSSILCSVQPSQGNIKVIINGAAKEIGRAAVIAVTKARGMEVAGAVDSHSVGEDIGKVCDMEEPLELPILNDLTMVLGSISQSKETGVVVDFTEPSKVYENVKQATAFGMRSVVYVPRLKVDTVAALSNFCEKASMGCLVAPTLSIGSILLQQAAISASFHYSNVEIVESREHAQDLPSSDAAQIANNLSNLGQIYNREDISTDVLARGQVIGEDGVRVHSLVLPGLPSSTNVYFSRPGEVYTLKHDIINVQCLMPGLLLAIRKVVRLKNLVYGLEKFL